CCCTATCCGAAACGGAAGAAGAGAGTTCGAATTATTTCCAAGAACTGACCAAACGAAATCCAAAGAACTTTTACTGGAATAGACTTCTTAGGATCAGTGCTCCATTCCCTCATCATGGAATAGCAAGAAGAACTGTAGAATACTGCCTTCGATTTTCCAAACTCATTTCTAAATCCGCAAAGATCAAGATCCATACAGTAGAGATCCCGAACGAAAGTTTGGACAAAAATAAAAAGGGCCAACCGATCCAAAGGATCCTTTTTGCTAAGGCAGCTTCTATCATCCGCGCATATTTTAAGGATGAGACATTAAGAAGAAAGGGAGAACAACCTTTCGAAGTATTAAAAAAAATGAAAGATTGGGGCTGGAGAGAAAAAGTTTTTACTGAGAAGGACCTAACCGATCCGGAATCAGTCACCCAGATCGTAATGAACTCTTGCTCTGCCTTCCCGGTTTTGCCACTCCAAAGTTATAATGGGAATTATTATCTGGATGGCGGCCTAACTAATAACCTTCTGCTTGAAGACTTCTCCTCCGACCTTCCTAAGATAGGAGTATTCTACGAACCCACAACACTAGTGGGAAAGTCGGCCTCGGTTCTATCGGATACTCTTCTTGTTTCCCCTGAGGGACCATTTATTGAACAGGGATTTGATTATACTAGTCCAAGCCTAGTGAGATATGCATTCGAGACTGGACGCAAGGATGCGGAAGAACAGAAAGAAAGGATCTTAGGCCATCTGGACCCGAACTGGAAAAAACACTTGCATTCTTTTTTCGAACAAATAAAATAATTAACTTGCTCCCTAAAAAAGACAAAGGGCCCCCTCCCTTTCCTTTTTCCAGGAGCTTTAGAACTAGCGAAAACGGTAAATAGAAAACACTCTTCAGGACCTAGGAAATGCCCAAAATCGTAAACCACGAAAAATACAAAGCTGAGATTCTCTCCAAATGTGTGGATATTTTGGCCAGACGAGGGTATTCGGCAGTTTCCATGAGAGAAATCGCCACGGAATTGGATGTTTCCACCGGAACTCTCTACCACTACTTCTCCACTAAAGAAGATATATTTAAAGAACTCGTAAAGTTCGTATTAAATAAGGACATCGAAGAATTACAGGTCTATTCCAAAGGAGAGGACAACCAAACCATCGAAAAAAGGGTAGAAGCACTTTTCACAATGGTAAAGGACAGAGAAACCTATTTCCAAAATCTTCTCTATATCATCTGCGACGTTTCTAGATTAAAAAATCATGAAGAAGAAAAACAACTTATCGCAGAGGCGATGAAAGAGTACGTAACCATCATCACCAAACATCTGGGAATCACGAATCCAAACCTGAACAGACTTCTGATCAGCATTATTTTAGGAACCGTGGGTCAAAGGATCGTAGACCAAGAATCCATCAAACTGGATGAGGTTGCGGAAGTGGTGAAAGACTTTATGGGAGTCGTTCTCGCGAACACTTTTACATTCTAAAATTTTAAGACACAAAGTCTGTTGGAATTCCAACAAGAACTTTGTCAGAAAAATTACTTCCAGAAATTCAAATTATATGATATAGGAGACGGGCGCTCTCCCACGAGCCACTCCCCTCCACCCAAAACTCGGGCGGGGGCAGCGCTTTCAAAGATGTAGGAACTCCAACATTTTGAGAGTATTTTATCTCAAAACTTCTTCTTTTTTACCTGAATAAATATCTCGAATGAGTCCAGAATATTTATCAGTTACGATATGACGTTTCACAGATAGTTTTGCCGTTAGTTCATCTCCAGTTTCGAAAGGTTTAGGCAATAATCTAAAGTCCACTACCCTTTCAAAGGATTTGAATCCGTTTGTAGAAGAGATTGAATTTTTGATCACTCCTTGGATCTTGACTGCACATTTTGCCTCTTCTTCTGCGGAGCTAAAACCCACTCCCGGTTTGTAATTAGGGAAAAATTCTGGATTTGGCACGATCA
Above is a genomic segment from Leptospira johnsonii containing:
- a CDS encoding patatin-like phospholipase family protein; its protein translation is MNPFFSLETKLKNGIRTAWQELGIKKEIALAIAGGGIKAFYGLGFAYTLRTWGIRIKEVSGVSAGAAMAISTLSETEEESSNYFQELTKRNPKNFYWNRLLRISAPFPHHGIARRTVEYCLRFSKLISKSAKIKIHTVEIPNESLDKNKKGQPIQRILFAKAASIIRAYFKDETLRRKGEQPFEVLKKMKDWGWREKVFTEKDLTDPESVTQIVMNSCSAFPVLPLQSYNGNYYLDGGLTNNLLLEDFSSDLPKIGVFYEPTTLVGKSASVLSDTLLVSPEGPFIEQGFDYTSPSLVRYAFETGRKDAEEQKERILGHLDPNWKKHLHSFFEQIK
- a CDS encoding TetR/AcrR family transcriptional regulator, coding for MPKIVNHEKYKAEILSKCVDILARRGYSAVSMREIATELDVSTGTLYHYFSTKEDIFKELVKFVLNKDIEELQVYSKGEDNQTIEKRVEALFTMVKDRETYFQNLLYIICDVSRLKNHEEEKQLIAEAMKEYVTIITKHLGITNPNLNRLLISIILGTVGQRIVDQESIKLDEVAEVVKDFMGVVLANTFTF